In Hymenobacter volaticus, a single window of DNA contains:
- a CDS encoding beta-L-arabinofuranosidase domain-containing protein, translating to MQAQAQSASPAAPAAAVTTGPKLTAFQPGAFQALPLGAIRPEGWLRRQLEIQAQGLSGHLEEFWPDLSANSAWLGGAGEGWERGPYYLDGLLPLAYGLDDAALKAKAQKWVDWALQSQRPDGSIGPAKNQDWWPNMLVLKSLMQYQEATGDKRVVPYMEKYFTYQSSQLDKLPLKEWAVFRWAEELLPIRWTYQKTKNPLLLKLAGQLAQQGFNWQQGFANFPFAQPTTVASLKLNSGNNNLALQAHGVNNAMALKMPALWGMTGGTEADRQSIYKQLATLDQYHGLPNGMFSSDEHFAGSSPSQGTELCTVVEAQYSYEELLALLGDPMFGDRLEKITFNALPATFDPTMWAHQYDQQPNQVLVSKAKRQWSTNGDEANLFGLEPHFGCCTANLHQGWPKFASHLWMASPDGGLVAAAYAPNKLTTTVRGNEAVVIREETEYPFRESIRFVVEKAGKQPFPLRLRIPAWATKSVVTLNGKALPKAPQAGTFYEVKQAWKAGDVVELRLPMAVRVMPGFNQSVSVERGPLVYGLKLGEQWTKLRDRPNAADDYEVQATTPWNYGLLLPKGQPTAAFQVKERPTTGVLFSPAGAPIELQVQGIRLPEWQLAENSAAAPPQSPVAAPAGAKAETLTLIPYGSAKLRITAFPVVNAK from the coding sequence ATGCAAGCCCAGGCTCAATCGGCCAGTCCCGCAGCTCCAGCGGCCGCGGTCACGACGGGCCCCAAGTTGACCGCATTTCAACCGGGGGCGTTTCAGGCGCTGCCCTTAGGCGCCATTCGGCCCGAAGGGTGGCTACGGCGCCAACTCGAGATTCAGGCGCAGGGCCTAAGCGGGCACCTCGAAGAATTCTGGCCCGATCTGAGCGCCAACAGCGCGTGGTTAGGTGGCGCCGGCGAGGGGTGGGAGCGGGGGCCCTATTACCTCGATGGGCTGTTGCCGTTGGCTTACGGGCTCGACGATGCGGCGTTAAAAGCCAAGGCGCAGAAGTGGGTGGACTGGGCTTTGCAAAGTCAGCGCCCCGACGGGAGCATCGGGCCCGCGAAAAATCAGGACTGGTGGCCCAACATGCTCGTACTCAAGAGCCTGATGCAGTACCAGGAAGCCACCGGCGACAAACGCGTGGTGCCGTACATGGAAAAGTATTTCACGTACCAGAGCAGCCAACTCGATAAGCTGCCACTGAAAGAATGGGCCGTGTTTCGCTGGGCCGAAGAGCTGTTGCCCATTCGCTGGACCTACCAAAAAACCAAGAATCCGCTGCTGCTGAAGTTGGCGGGTCAACTCGCCCAGCAAGGCTTCAATTGGCAGCAGGGCTTCGCCAATTTTCCGTTTGCCCAGCCCACTACCGTCGCCAGTTTAAAGCTCAATTCGGGCAACAACAATTTGGCCCTGCAAGCCCACGGCGTTAACAATGCCATGGCCTTGAAAATGCCGGCGCTCTGGGGCATGACCGGCGGCACGGAAGCGGACCGGCAGTCGATTTACAAGCAGCTCGCGACGCTCGACCAATACCACGGCTTACCCAACGGCATGTTCAGCAGCGACGAGCACTTTGCCGGCTCTAGTCCGTCGCAAGGCACGGAGTTGTGCACGGTGGTAGAAGCGCAGTACTCCTACGAAGAACTGCTGGCGTTGCTCGGCGACCCTATGTTTGGCGACCGGCTGGAAAAAATCACCTTCAACGCGTTGCCCGCCACCTTCGACCCCACCATGTGGGCCCACCAGTACGACCAGCAGCCTAACCAAGTGCTGGTGAGCAAGGCCAAACGGCAGTGGTCTACTAATGGCGACGAAGCCAACCTGTTCGGACTTGAGCCGCACTTTGGCTGCTGCACCGCCAACCTGCACCAGGGCTGGCCTAAGTTCGCTAGCCACCTCTGGATGGCCTCGCCCGACGGCGGACTGGTGGCCGCGGCCTACGCCCCCAACAAGCTAACGACTACCGTGCGGGGCAACGAAGCAGTAGTCATCCGGGAGGAAACCGAGTATCCGTTTCGGGAATCCATCCGCTTTGTGGTGGAAAAAGCAGGCAAGCAGCCTTTCCCACTGCGGCTGCGTATTCCGGCCTGGGCAACCAAGAGCGTAGTAACTCTAAACGGGAAAGCGCTGCCCAAAGCACCCCAGGCCGGCACGTTCTACGAGGTCAAGCAAGCTTGGAAAGCAGGCGACGTGGTGGAGTTGCGTTTGCCGATGGCAGTGCGTGTAATGCCCGGCTTCAATCAGTCCGTTTCGGTGGAGCGCGGACCTTTAGTGTACGGCCTTAAGCTCGGTGAGCAATGGACCAAGCTGCGCGACCGTCCGAACGCCGCCGACGACTACGAGGTGCAAGCCACTACGCCCTGGAACTATGGCTTGCTGTTGCCTAAAGGTCAACCCACAGCGGCCTTTCAAGTGAAAGAGCGCCCCACTACCGGCGTATTATTCTCGCCAGCGGGCGCCCCCATAGAACTGCAAGTGCAAGGCATACGGCTGCCCGAATGGCAACTGGCCGAAAACTCGGCTGCCGCGCCACCGCAAAGCCCAGTGGCCGCGCCTGCCGGAGCGAAAGCTGAAACACTGACGCTCATACCCTACGGTTCGGCCAAGCTGCGCATTACGGCTTTCCCGGTGGTAAACGCTAAATAA
- a CDS encoding PorP/SprF family type IX secretion system membrane protein — translation MKRALTLLLLPLLLAAAPALAQQQAQYSQYMNNNYILNPGATGVEDYIDVKFSYRTQWTGLQGAPKTYYGSISSSLGKWRTTTKRTLRDRRRPFHALGALVYNDVTGPTSRKGAYASYAYNMVLRPNLRAALGVSAGMQQFAVDGQQLQFFDPTTVAASDASRVFDASVGLWVYSSDFYVGLSGAQLFANKLDFSYGANSLNAGAGNTLKRHYFATAGVRLPLSEDWSLVPSVLVKAVSPAPLSLDLNAKLKYQDLLWAGVSWRAFDSFVGMVGLSYEQLTLGYSYDAGLSELAGYHGGSHEILLGLRLKKKTQVVCTNRFW, via the coding sequence ATGAAAAGAGCTTTAACTCTACTGCTGCTCCCGCTGCTGCTGGCCGCCGCGCCGGCCCTGGCCCAGCAGCAGGCACAGTACAGCCAGTACATGAACAACAACTATATCCTGAACCCGGGAGCTACCGGGGTGGAGGACTATATCGACGTCAAGTTCAGTTACCGCACCCAGTGGACGGGCCTTCAGGGAGCGCCTAAAACCTACTACGGCAGTATTAGCTCCTCGCTGGGCAAGTGGCGCACCACCACTAAGCGTACCCTGCGCGACCGGCGCCGGCCGTTTCACGCGCTAGGTGCCCTCGTGTATAACGACGTGACTGGGCCTACCAGCCGAAAGGGCGCCTACGCTTCTTATGCCTACAACATGGTATTAAGGCCTAACCTCCGGGCGGCGTTGGGCGTGTCGGCAGGCATGCAGCAGTTTGCCGTTGATGGGCAGCAGCTGCAATTCTTCGATCCGACCACCGTGGCCGCCAGCGACGCCTCACGCGTGTTCGATGCCTCCGTGGGCTTGTGGGTGTACAGCTCCGACTTCTACGTTGGCCTGTCAGGGGCGCAGCTGTTTGCCAATAAGCTCGACTTCTCCTACGGCGCCAACTCCCTGAACGCAGGCGCGGGCAACACCCTCAAGCGCCACTACTTCGCCACGGCTGGCGTGCGCCTGCCACTCAGCGAAGACTGGTCACTGGTGCCCTCCGTGCTGGTTAAGGCTGTCAGCCCCGCTCCACTCTCGCTCGACCTCAACGCCAAGCTCAAGTACCAAGACCTACTATGGGCGGGCGTGTCCTGGCGCGCCTTCGATTCGTTTGTTGGGATGGTGGGCCTAAGCTACGAGCAGCTCACGCTCGGTTACTCCTACGATGCGGGTCTTTCTGAGCTTGCCGGCTACCACGGTGGCAGCCACGAGATACTTCTAGGGCTGCGGCTCAAGAAAAAAACCCAAGTGGTGTGCACCAATAGGTTCTGGTAG
- a CDS encoding gliding motility-associated C-terminal domain-containing protein, whose translation MEITFEAPSVNFENPTYAWTYATTTGATLGTSTLQNPVFTFPAPGDYAVTLRVTTSCFCRESQGLIRVPGPPTPGVIGPDQNICVGGTLAPITGTSAGEGTGQYTYVWQQSSDNIGWNDIPGATGASFTPTVTTNTYFRRLVTSGFCGKDTPSNSVQVTFLPSVTPTVAITAPPAQCPGTPLTLTAVATNAGAIPIFQWFVNNVAVAANTGPTLTSSTVVTGDQVRVVVTPTAGVCSTGTATATVTVTRTVAPAPTLTIAAQPAGPVCLGASLTFNVASVTEAGPAPDYQWQVNGTDVPGATGPTFTSTTLLQGQIVTARLRTTDACGQPAAAVSNGIPVQIQPPVTPTVALATPPVECPGTPLTFTAVPTDAGAAPTFQWFVNNAVVATGPTFTSNTLVTGDQVRVEVTPTAGLCTTGTATATVTVTRTVPTPQPTLTIAVQPNGPVCPGTPLSFTITNVTEAGPAPEYQWQIDGADVAGATNTTFTSSTLLQGQIVTLRLRTANNCGQPVAVVSNGVPAQILPLVTPTVSLAAPPVACPGTPLTFTAVPTNVGNAPTFRWLVNNVAVASGPTFTSSTLVTGDQVSVEVTPTAGICSTGLATTTVTVTRTLAPAPVLAIAVQPGGPVCLGAPLTFSIASVTEAGPTPEYQWQVNGIDVVGATGPVFTSTTLREGQTVTARLRTTNVCGQPVTAVSNGVAVRIQPPVDVDAGPDKEILAGTSVVLEGRADGNYPVRWTTTTGQTFLGNDRLQPTVSPTVTTTYTLSAGEGGCADSDQVTVTVRPPIRIPNAFTPNGDGRDDTWQIEFIEQFPDNTVTVFNRWGNKIFSANNYSRANEWRGDINGQPAPVGTYYYVVVTKGPLGKSYSGSITILY comes from the coding sequence TTGGAGATTACTTTTGAGGCCCCATCCGTCAACTTCGAGAATCCGACTTACGCCTGGACGTATGCGACAACTACAGGGGCCACCTTGGGAACCTCAACGTTGCAAAATCCCGTGTTCACCTTCCCCGCACCTGGCGACTACGCAGTGACGCTGCGCGTCACTACTAGCTGCTTTTGTCGCGAGAGCCAAGGCTTAATTCGAGTACCTGGCCCACCAACGCCGGGGGTCATTGGCCCTGATCAAAACATTTGCGTGGGCGGCACGCTAGCGCCCATCACTGGCACTTCAGCCGGCGAGGGCACTGGGCAGTACACCTACGTGTGGCAACAGTCATCTGATAACATCGGCTGGAATGACATCCCTGGCGCTACCGGCGCATCCTTTACACCCACCGTCACCACCAACACCTACTTCCGGCGGTTGGTAACCTCGGGTTTTTGTGGCAAAGATACACCTTCCAATTCTGTCCAGGTTACCTTTCTTCCATCTGTAACACCCACTGTGGCCATAACGGCTCCGCCCGCGCAATGCCCTGGCACGCCGCTTACGTTAACGGCCGTGGCAACCAATGCCGGTGCCATCCCTATCTTCCAGTGGTTTGTTAACAATGTGGCTGTCGCTGCTAATACGGGTCCCACGCTCACTAGCAGCACAGTTGTGACCGGTGACCAAGTGCGGGTCGTGGTGACACCTACGGCGGGGGTATGTAGCACCGGTACGGCTACGGCCACGGTTACGGTAACACGTACCGTAGCACCAGCGCCCACGCTTACTATTGCCGCGCAGCCAGCCGGTCCGGTTTGCTTGGGCGCTTCACTTACGTTCAACGTTGCCAGTGTCACTGAGGCTGGTCCGGCCCCTGACTATCAATGGCAGGTCAACGGCACCGACGTGCCAGGCGCCACGGGCCCGACGTTTACCAGCACCACCCTGCTCCAGGGGCAAATTGTGACAGCACGCCTGCGTACGACAGACGCGTGCGGCCAGCCCGCTGCAGCCGTTTCTAACGGCATACCGGTACAGATTCAACCACCAGTAACTCCCACTGTAGCTCTGGCAACCCCGCCCGTAGAGTGCCCTGGGACTCCCCTCACCTTCACGGCCGTGCCCACCGATGCTGGCGCTGCGCCTACATTCCAGTGGTTCGTCAACAATGCAGTCGTGGCTACCGGACCTACCTTCACAAGTAACACGCTCGTGACCGGCGACCAGGTGCGGGTCGAGGTGACACCTACGGCGGGTCTGTGCACTACAGGTACGGCCACTGCCACGGTTACGGTAACGCGGACAGTGCCCACGCCGCAGCCTACGCTCACGATTGCTGTGCAACCCAACGGCCCGGTTTGCCCAGGTACGCCGCTCTCCTTCACTATTACCAACGTGACGGAGGCCGGCCCAGCCCCCGAGTACCAGTGGCAGATTGATGGCGCCGACGTGGCCGGGGCCACAAATACGACGTTCACTAGTTCCACACTGCTCCAAGGCCAGATTGTAACGCTGCGCTTGCGTACAGCCAACAATTGTGGGCAGCCCGTGGCAGTTGTCTCCAATGGTGTGCCCGCACAAATACTGCCTCTTGTGACGCCCACCGTGAGCCTAGCGGCCCCGCCCGTAGCATGCCCTGGCACGCCGCTAACCTTTACAGCCGTGCCCACTAATGTAGGCAACGCTCCTACTTTCCGTTGGCTGGTCAACAACGTGGCCGTAGCTAGCGGGCCCACGTTCACGAGCAGCACGCTTGTTACTGGCGACCAGGTAAGCGTCGAGGTAACGCCCACCGCAGGAATTTGCAGTACCGGTCTAGCTACAACCACGGTAACAGTGACGCGTACCTTAGCGCCAGCGCCAGTACTCGCAATTGCGGTGCAGCCAGGCGGCCCCGTTTGCCTAGGTGCCCCGCTGACGTTCAGCATCGCTAGTGTAACAGAAGCTGGTCCAACCCCCGAATATCAGTGGCAGGTTAATGGTATCGACGTGGTTGGCGCAACGGGTCCGGTGTTCACGAGCACAACACTGCGCGAAGGCCAAACCGTGACGGCGCGCCTGCGCACGACCAATGTTTGCGGCCAACCGGTTACCGCTGTTTCCAATGGCGTGGCCGTGCGAATTCAACCACCGGTTGATGTAGATGCTGGTCCTGATAAAGAGATTCTGGCTGGTACCTCCGTGGTGTTGGAAGGCCGCGCTGATGGTAATTACCCTGTAAGATGGACAACGACAACGGGGCAGACTTTTCTGGGCAACGACCGACTACAGCCTACCGTATCGCCCACGGTAACTACCACCTACACCCTCTCGGCCGGGGAGGGCGGCTGCGCCGATTCCGACCAAGTGACGGTGACCGTGCGTCCGCCCATCCGTATTCCTAATGCCTTCACGCCCAACGGTGATGGGCGCGACGACACCTGGCAAATCGAGTTCATCGAGCAATTCCCCGACAACACGGTGACCGTGTTCAACCGCTGGGGCAACAAGATTTTCTCGGCCAACAACTACAGCCGGGCCAATGAATGGCGCGGCGACATCAACGGCCAGCCCGCGCCGGTTGGCACTTACTATTACGTCGTGGTCACGAAGGGCCCGCTCGGCAAATCCTACAGCGGGTCGATTACGATTTTGTATTAA
- a CDS encoding glycoside hydrolase family 97 protein — protein sequence MQRKFYLTAWFLFIAARLLSAPITLLSPDKRIKVSVDLQGKISYSVAVGGTPVLTDSYLQLNLANQQLGERPQLRKKSFAAVNTSSKPVVPLTNSTVPNTYNQLKLEFKNDYSVEFRAYNDGVAYRFITDKQDSVTVNSEDVHLHFADVAEASYLETSSFKTSYEILYQRQMLKRVNREKMSVLPVLFDTGKYKVLFSEADLYDYPGLFVKAVDERTVSATFPKAPLKFGPDGDRSVEIVAEAPYLAKTAGKRSFPWRFFVVTDQDAQLAANQMVYKLSTPNQLQDTQWIKPGQVTWEWWHNAYVYGVDFKSGYNQDTYKYYIDFAAKFGIPYIIMDEGWAKTTLNPFEPNPTINLQELIAYGKSKNVKIILWFTWLAVENNFTVFETLEKWGIAGMKIDFMDRSDQWMVNYYTRVAKEAAKHHLLVDFHGAFKPAGLEVAYPNVLSYEGVIGMEQNIGGGLATPKNNLFLPFLRNAVGPMDYTPGAMRSAHPKDYRPNWVNTMSIGTRAHQLAMYIVFASGLQMLADNPFNYLREPETTSFITSVPVTWDETRILEAAVGEYIVTAKRKGSTWYIGGMTADKAHEVTLRTDFLTKGSRYQLTLLKDGVNAAVQAMDFKRVVQPIQPGETVTLTMVPDGGFAARIELVP from the coding sequence ATGCAAAGGAAATTTTATCTCACCGCTTGGTTCTTGTTTATCGCGGCGCGCTTGCTAAGTGCGCCCATCACGTTGCTGTCCCCCGACAAACGCATCAAAGTCTCGGTTGATTTGCAAGGGAAAATAAGTTACTCCGTTGCGGTGGGCGGCACCCCGGTGCTAACAGACTCTTACTTGCAACTCAACCTAGCGAACCAACAGCTGGGAGAGCGGCCACAGCTCCGTAAGAAGTCGTTTGCAGCGGTAAACACTTCTTCAAAGCCGGTAGTGCCTCTCACGAACAGCACCGTCCCGAACACCTACAACCAACTGAAGCTGGAATTCAAAAACGATTACAGTGTCGAGTTCAGGGCCTACAATGATGGGGTTGCCTACCGCTTCATCACCGATAAACAGGATTCGGTGACAGTGAACAGCGAGGATGTGCATCTGCATTTCGCCGACGTTGCGGAAGCGTCTTACCTGGAAACGAGCAGCTTCAAGACGTCTTACGAAATCCTCTACCAGCGCCAGATGCTGAAGCGGGTGAATCGGGAGAAAATGAGCGTGCTGCCGGTTCTGTTCGATACCGGAAAGTACAAAGTGCTGTTCTCGGAAGCAGATCTCTACGATTATCCTGGCCTGTTTGTGAAAGCCGTCGATGAGAGAACGGTCAGCGCCACGTTCCCGAAGGCGCCGTTGAAGTTTGGCCCCGATGGCGACCGTAGCGTAGAGATTGTGGCCGAAGCACCCTACCTCGCCAAAACAGCCGGAAAACGCTCTTTTCCGTGGCGTTTTTTCGTTGTCACCGACCAGGATGCGCAACTAGCTGCCAACCAGATGGTGTACAAATTGAGTACTCCCAATCAACTACAGGACACCCAATGGATTAAGCCCGGGCAGGTAACCTGGGAGTGGTGGCATAACGCCTACGTGTACGGCGTTGATTTCAAGTCCGGCTACAACCAAGACACGTACAAGTACTACATCGATTTTGCCGCCAAGTTTGGCATACCCTATATCATCATGGACGAGGGTTGGGCCAAAACAACGCTCAATCCCTTCGAGCCCAACCCTACCATCAATCTGCAGGAACTGATTGCCTACGGCAAAAGCAAGAATGTCAAGATTATCTTGTGGTTTACTTGGCTGGCCGTAGAGAACAACTTCACAGTGTTCGAGACCTTAGAGAAGTGGGGCATTGCGGGTATGAAGATCGACTTTATGGACCGCAGTGACCAGTGGATGGTAAACTACTACACCCGCGTCGCCAAGGAAGCCGCCAAGCACCATTTACTGGTTGACTTTCACGGGGCTTTCAAACCGGCGGGCTTAGAGGTAGCCTACCCGAACGTGTTGTCCTACGAAGGAGTCATCGGGATGGAGCAGAATATTGGCGGGGGGTTGGCGACGCCTAAAAACAACCTGTTTCTCCCGTTTTTGCGCAACGCGGTTGGCCCCATGGATTACACGCCCGGGGCCATGCGCTCGGCTCATCCCAAAGACTACCGCCCCAACTGGGTGAATACGATGAGCATCGGAACGCGGGCGCACCAATTGGCCATGTACATCGTCTTCGCGAGTGGCTTGCAGATGCTCGCCGATAACCCTTTTAACTACCTGCGCGAACCCGAAACCACCTCGTTTATCACGTCGGTGCCCGTGACCTGGGACGAGACGCGCATCTTGGAAGCTGCCGTTGGGGAATACATTGTCACGGCCAAACGAAAAGGCTCGACATGGTATATCGGGGGCATGACCGCCGACAAAGCGCACGAGGTTACTTTACGCACCGATTTCCTAACCAAGGGAAGCCGCTATCAACTCACGTTGCTGAAGGACGGCGTAAATGCCGCTGTGCAGGCCATGGACTTCAAGCGCGTCGTCCAACCGATTCAGCCCGGCGAAACCGTGACCTTAACCATGGTACCGGACGGGGGTTTCGCGGCCCGAATCGAGCTTGTGCCATAG